One stretch of Clupea harengus chromosome 2, Ch_v2.0.2, whole genome shotgun sequence DNA includes these proteins:
- the parp9 gene encoding protein mono-ADP-ribosyltransferase PARP9 — MEMIVLQKEEAQIVAQCGQAFNTAVYSKFGCSAILHGMDISTANKSNVTPVERYSIRLRRGLRVAVWKNDLTIHEVDAVVNAANEDLQHYGGLAAALVQAGGQVIQQESDKITKYNYKVSTGEAVVTSAGRLPCKRIIHAVGPRVRLYAAAWEIEDASKLLEKAIDSILRKAEGENLKSVAIPALSSGIFNFPLKRCADIIVKKLKKYDEYGIGRNPIPEVHLVNHDDLTVSEMVRACNEILGTPTHPAPTPKTYSGAVRASGSSHLSPVKLSKVTLHIEKGHIEKQETSVTVNTTDQKLDLSNGAVTNAILMKAGKKLQEEVSTHRGKCNLGDVLKTRGYGLSSKFVYHVLCAYKKPGTKAEQMLGDVVSKCLHMAVKDNCFSIAFPAIGTGMLGFSKSEVAHIMTKAVQVFSSSYRGNCMDVHFVIYPSDEDTFQAFANQHASLQQSSLYAGTYTGSNESSTYKEEDNTPTPCIELRASFPEAQRAAKRWINDILNIANRASTDYSIRNNHVLHFGLQEHEELLSLQTKFKVGFQVFFTDGQAGIKIKGSPSDVASAVLEVEAMCCQVQETYAQAEEAAMLYSLVRWRCKYCPQLENPETNAVLETAYLAGSGSKVIDSDIRVDFTLKEVQTKQPEERYKIERICFFKHYSPGPRSSTKSYFERKLQDYSRDQWKFQEAGLRVVREERVENQALKQLFELNKKRISGGPSVHYQRVPAQFCQLVSWVGFQREYAPPDDQAFGEGIYFSGSVKSAMSLWKGMEEEEFVYIIEAEVLTGKETAGSPGLIVPPATRDHLIHYDSVKGGTDTFVIFNGLQALPLSIYTCSRKK; from the exons ATGGAGATGATTGTACTACAAAAAGAGGAGGCCCAAATTGTAGCACAATGTGGACAAGCCTTCAACACAGCTGTGTACAGCAAATTTGGTTGCAGTGCTATATTACATGGAATGGACATCAGCACTGCTAATAAGTCGAATGTCACTCCAGTGGAGAGGTACTCCATTCGTCTTCGCAGAGGCCTTAGGGTAGCGGTGTGGAAAAATGACCTCACAATCCATGAAGTGGATGCTGTGGTGAATGCTGCCAATGAAGATCTCCAGCATTATGGAGGTCTTGCTGCCGCCCTTGTCCAAGCTGGTGGTCAAGTTATTCAGCAAGAGAGTGACAAGATTACAAAATATAACTATAAGGTGTCGACAGGAGAAGCTGTAGTCACATCCGCTGGACGTCTACCATGCAAAAGGATCATCCATGCTGTAGGTCCACGAGTGCGCCTATATGCTGCTGCCTGGGAAATTGAGGATGCTTCCAAATTGTTGGAAAAAGCTATTGACAGCATCCTTAGAAAAGCGGAGGGAGAAAATCTGAAGTCAGTTGCTATTCCAGCTCTTAGTTCTGGCATTTTTAATTTTCCTTTGAAACGCTGTGCTGATATCATTgtgaaaaaactgaaaaaatatgACGAATATGGCATTGGAAGAAATCCGATACCAGAAGTCCATTTGGTAAACCATGATGATCTTACTGTGTCTGAAATGGTGAGAGCCTGTAATGAGATCCTTGGCACTCCTACTCACCCTGCTCCTACTCCCAAAACCTACTCTGGGGCAGTTAGGGCATCAGGGAGTTCACATCTTTCTCCTGTGAAACTGAGCAAAGTGACACTGCACATCGAGAAAGGACACATTGAAAAGCAAGAG ACATCTGTCACTGTGAATACCACCGATCAAAAATTGGATTTGTCAAATGGTGCAGTGACCAATGCCATCTTAATGAAAGCTGGCAAAAAACTTCAGGAGGAAGTTTCAACACACCGTGGGAAATGCAATTTGGGTGATGTACTGAAAACTAGAGGATACGGCCTGTCTTCCAAGTTTGTGTATCATGTACTTTGTGCATACAAAAAACCAGGGACCAAGGCAGAACAG ATGCTTGGTGATGTTGTCTCAAAGTGCTTGCACATGGCAGTGAAAGACAACTGTTTTTCAATTGCCTTTCCTGCCATTGGAACTGGAATGTTGGGGTTCAGTAAAAGTGAGGTGGCCCATATcatgacaaaagcagttcaagTTTTTTCCAGTTCATACAGGGGAAACTGCATGGATGTACACTTTGTGATATACCCTTCAGATGAGGACACATTCCAG GCGTTTGCAAACCAACATGCATCTCTGCAGCAATCAAGTCTTTATGCCGGCACTTACACAGGCTCCAATG AATCTTCAACATATAAGGAAGAGGACAACACACCCACTCCTTGTATTGAGCTCCGGGCTAGTTTTCCTGAGGCGCAGCGTGCTGCCAAGAGATGGATAAATGACATTTTGAACATAGCGAACAGAGCCTCTACTGACTACAGCATCAGAAATAATCATGTCCTACATTTTGGCCTGCAAGAACATGAGGAGCTGCTGTCCCTTCAAACCAAATTCAAGGTGGGGTTCCAGGTGTTCTTCACCGATGGCCAGGCTGGCATCAAAATCAAAGGGTCCCCTTCAGATGTGGCATCTGCAGTGCTTGAGGTGGAGGCCATGTGTTGTCAGGTACAGGAGACTTATGCGCAAGCTGAGGAAGCTGCGATGCTGTATTCCCTTGTGCGCTGGAGATGCAAGTATTGCCCCCAGCTGGAAAACCCAGAAACCAATGCTGTCCTGGAAACGGCCTATCTTGCAGGCAGTGGGAGTAAAGTAATTGATTCTGACATCAGGGTCGACTTCACATTGAAGGAGGTGCAGACCAAGCAGCCAGAGGAGAGATACAAAATTGAAAGAATTT GTTTTTTCAAGCACTACTCACCTGGACCACGATCATCTACAAAATCATACTTTGAGCGAAAGCTTCAGGACTATAGTAGAGATCAGTGGAAGTTTCAGGAGGCTGGACTTCGCGTTGTTCGG GAGGAAAGAGTTGAGAACCAGGCCCTGAAGCAGCTCTTTGAGTTGAACAAAAAACGCATCTCGGGTGGACCGAGCGTCCATTACCAGCGTGTGCCAGCACAATTTTGCCAGCTGGTCAGCTGGGTGGGCTTTCAGAGAGAGTATGCCCCACCCGACG ATCAAGCATTTGGGGAGGGGATCTACTTCAGTGGCAGTGTCAAATCAGCCATGAGTTTGTGGAAAggaatggaggaagaggagtttgTGTACATAATTGAGGCTGAAGTTCTTACTGGCAAGGAAACCGCAGGATCACCAGGTTTAATCGTTCCACCAGCAACCAGGGACCACCTGATCCATTATGACAGTGTAAAAGGAGGCACAGATACGTTCGTGATCTTTAATGGCCTACAGGCCCTGCCACTGTCCATTTACACTTgcagcagaaaaaaatga
- the faima gene encoding fas apoptotic inhibitory molecule a: MSNDLVGVWEVALSDGVHRIEFEHGTTTGKRVVCIDGKEVLRRDWMFKLVGKETFYVGNSETKATINIDAVSGFAYEYTLEINGKSLKKYMENRSKMTSTWLLNLDGTDCRVVLEKDTMDIWSNGQKMETAGEFVEDGTETHFTLADHDCCIKAVSSGKRRDGIIHTLLVDGNEVAECTD; this comes from the exons ATGTCTAACGACCTGGTGGGCGTGTGGGAGGTTGCTCTGAGTGATGGAGTCCACAGGATCGAGTTTGAGCATGGCACAACCACTGGGAAGCGGGTAGTCTGCATTGATGGGAAG GAAGTTCTGAGGCGGGACTGGATGTTCAAACTGGTTGGCAAGGAGACATTTTATGTAGGAAACTCAGAGACTAAGGCCACCATAAATATTGATGCGGTGAGCGGTTTTGCCTACGAGTACACGCTTGAGATTAATGGAAAGAGCTTGAAGAAGTACATGGAGAATCGCTCAAAGATGACGAGCACCTGGTTACTCAACCTGGATGGTACGGACTGCAGGGTTGTCCTGG AGAAAGATACCATGGACATCTGGAGTAATGGACAAAAGATGGAAACAGCT ggtGAGTTTGTGGAAGAtggcacagagacacattttACCCTGGCCGACCATGACTGTTGCATCAAGGCTGTCAGCAGTGGGAAAAGAAGAGATGGCATCATCCACACGCTTTTAGTGGATGGCAACGAGGTGGCCGAATGCACTGACTAA